The following are encoded in a window of Haloprofundus salilacus genomic DNA:
- a CDS encoding ABC transporter permease: MAMIDWRLRRVAQAAFTVWAVTTLSFVLVRMMPGNPMGAMVRQLEAQGVNPVRARQLVELRLSIDPDKPIPIAYVEYMANIFQGDLGVSTYYAQPVAEVLAQAMPWTLFVLSWSLFISFFVGISFGALMAYWEGGKLDTGLTSWAILMGSIPYYVLAFMLLIFLAYRLNWFPTSGRAPTGVPAGFNWPYIKGIAHHAALPVMSMLVASGVASLGMRGNSIRVLGSDYLRVARLRGLSDSTISTQYVARNAVLPMYTTLLISIGEMFGGSVVLEQVFQYRGLGYYILAAMYQRDYPLMMGGFMLITIAVVIALLVADLTYGYVDPRAGGQNSDSF, encoded by the coding sequence ATGGCAATGATAGACTGGCGCTTACGACGGGTGGCGCAAGCAGCGTTTACGGTGTGGGCTGTCACCACACTCTCGTTCGTTCTCGTACGGATGATGCCCGGAAATCCAATGGGTGCGATGGTCAGACAGCTCGAGGCACAGGGCGTAAATCCAGTTCGGGCTCGACAGCTCGTCGAACTACGGTTGAGTATCGACCCGGACAAACCTATTCCGATTGCGTACGTCGAGTACATGGCAAACATTTTCCAGGGTGACCTCGGTGTGTCCACCTACTACGCACAGCCTGTGGCCGAGGTGTTGGCGCAGGCGATGCCGTGGACGCTCTTCGTCCTCAGTTGGTCGCTCTTCATCAGTTTCTTCGTCGGAATTTCGTTCGGGGCGCTGATGGCGTACTGGGAGGGAGGCAAACTCGACACGGGACTAACCTCGTGGGCTATCCTGATGGGATCGATTCCCTACTACGTATTAGCGTTCATGCTGTTGATATTCCTCGCTTACCGGCTCAACTGGTTCCCGACGAGCGGTCGCGCGCCGACCGGCGTTCCGGCAGGGTTCAACTGGCCGTACATCAAGGGAATCGCCCACCACGCCGCGCTGCCAGTCATGTCCATGCTCGTCGCATCGGGGGTCGCCTCGCTCGGAATGCGTGGTAACAGTATCCGCGTGCTCGGGTCAGATTATCTCCGTGTCGCCCGCCTTCGGGGGCTCTCGGACTCAACGATATCGACACAGTACGTCGCGCGTAACGCTGTTCTCCCGATGTACACGACGCTGCTCATCAGCATCGGCGAGATGTTCGGGGGATCCGTCGTTCTCGAACAGGTCTTCCAGTACCGAGGCTTGGGATACTACATCCTGGCGGCCATGTATCAGCGCGACTACCCGCTGATGATGGGCGGGTTCATGCTCATCACGATTGCAGTCGTCATCGCGTTACTCGTTGCCGACTTGACGTACGGCTACGTCGACCCGCGCGCAGGAGGACAGAACAGTGACTCGTTCTGA
- a CDS encoding pectate lyase family protein, with the protein MTDRNDERRMPMPTRRRVVSLSVAALTTLLAGCNGDAGLENESVPTETASTSTNTTLTNTTPTNGTNRIDAASIAQSPTSHVAPTDGFADVSWLAEVPVEVVKVTTLDSSGDGSLRWALELDRPRIVVFEVGGVVDLGGESIDVTGSNLFVAGQTAPSPGITTIRGGISIDADDVFIQHIRVRPGDDISEPVDGIGNSDGSNVIVDHCSVSWATDEGISSASGADNPDVTFCNNLVAEALNDSIHPKGTHSYGTLVMDRSKRVTIAGNLWAHSVGRHPRLKGGSSTVVANNVAYNFERGLRLGGGVDDETTATIVGNYYRAGTLTSSDDPVIGTTFTDSVGPVRAYIAFNATDPSEIPVTGASSGITVPNQRPLWPESLQTASATEAYETVLASCGARPADRTPHDERVLRDVRERSGSIIDSQADVGGYPDLESNERKLEVPDEGFAEWLFEFTLAVESGE; encoded by the coding sequence ATGACCGACCGAAACGACGAGCGACGGATGCCGATGCCAACCCGTCGAAGAGTAGTCTCTCTATCAGTGGCCGCACTAACGACGCTCCTGGCTGGTTGCAACGGCGATGCGGGACTCGAAAACGAGTCGGTTCCGACCGAGACGGCTTCGACTTCGACGAACACGACACTAACGAACACGACGCCGACGAACGGCACGAATCGGATAGACGCTGCTTCCATCGCTCAGTCTCCGACGTCTCACGTCGCACCCACCGACGGGTTTGCAGACGTTTCGTGGCTCGCGGAGGTACCCGTAGAGGTCGTCAAGGTGACGACGCTCGACAGTTCTGGGGACGGCTCACTCCGCTGGGCGCTCGAACTCGACCGCCCGCGTATCGTCGTCTTCGAGGTGGGTGGCGTCGTCGACCTCGGGGGAGAGTCGATAGATGTGACCGGTTCGAATCTCTTCGTCGCGGGACAGACCGCACCTTCGCCGGGTATCACGACGATTCGAGGCGGTATCTCCATCGACGCCGACGACGTGTTCATCCAACATATCAGGGTCCGACCGGGTGACGACATCTCTGAGCCGGTCGACGGCATCGGCAACAGTGACGGGTCGAACGTCATTGTCGACCACTGCTCCGTGAGTTGGGCCACTGACGAAGGCATTTCGAGTGCCAGCGGTGCGGACAACCCTGACGTGACCTTCTGCAACAACCTCGTCGCGGAGGCGTTGAACGACTCCATCCACCCGAAAGGGACGCACTCGTACGGGACGCTCGTGATGGACCGCAGTAAGCGAGTGACTATCGCCGGAAACCTCTGGGCGCACAGCGTCGGCCGCCACCCTCGGCTGAAAGGCGGCTCGAGCACCGTTGTCGCCAACAACGTCGCCTACAACTTCGAGCGGGGACTCCGACTCGGGGGCGGCGTCGACGACGAGACGACCGCGACGATCGTCGGGAACTACTACCGCGCTGGGACGCTGACGTCCAGCGATGACCCGGTCATCGGAACCACCTTCACGGACTCGGTGGGACCCGTCCGCGCCTACATCGCATTCAACGCGACCGACCCGTCAGAGATTCCGGTTACCGGGGCGTCGTCTGGAATCACCGTTCCGAACCAACGACCGCTGTGGCCGGAGTCGCTGCAGACCGCCTCTGCGACGGAGGCCTACGAGACGGTACTCGCGTCGTGCGGTGCGCGTCCGGCCGACCGAACGCCGCACGACGAGCGCGTCCTTCGAGACGTACGCGAGCGGTCCGGATCTATCATCGACAGTCAAGCAGATGTCGGCGGCTACCCTGATCTGGAGTCGAACGAACGGAAACTGGAGGTTCCCGACGAGGGGTTCGCCGAGTGGCTCTTCGAGTTCACGCTTGCGGTCGAGAGTGGGGAGTGA
- a CDS encoding DUF7282 domain-containing protein, translating into MTASNYKGRALFLAALMVISVFAGTTAIAGAATSTTTNSTVAQESPTMQNESAKAMTISWFRDDGDANGPYPVPPNEYDGNESAGLQMFANAKGDAQIRVDNSTARNPNGKWDMLVLNVETTGLEELDPPGSDDPAKTGLVTENFIENENWDVDISQVDGDKTLDLAANQEGYESPQLEAPTEADIPPVMIFADTEVVMSDYLTDGDPETSLYVWVDPNRATLTENGEEASFEPGETYEAKFKIHGQTQTVTFEMVDGTATTRDDYEPVNSFGEELSVETTLAAGTAVEMVIEPEEGENMSTEVEVEGNRVLADAENPGTVPTGNITGKFDFSGMEGESFNVYLYAEDDRGGDFSVLLGEGSGTVKDYIDPEYTISNATIRDSKTMTIAYTNPDHDTPAGIANQIGDGHASGDSTIAKNADVDPTYFDEMWLHYETSDEIFEAIRRSPGRDTVEKFQSSPASLDVTQVNAEGEPKTLNLSQNSSGVYVVPDDGDSDPRIYNSSEETGLFFSFKLNEMVFYQDGEPVKPEVGDEFEATLTIETDEGTREETTSFEIVEGKTEVQYPGDQLELTQSEEQEITINSTQARGTAMGIRLVADAEGYDEQSGELGLDGMGQTICCDGPATEPWGTTSATFNTSGLPVGTEVTVQALIVADLPGEYNDTVVVDEVTGVIAEPPSGSVSLSDQSGDGQSVVVEEIELSDGGFVSVHTGSPNGPTIGASSYLESGTHSNVEVALDESVTGDTSLYVMVHQDTNGNEQFDFPAEDGAYADEGGSSLSANAEYTVESSTETTSSSETSGSSDDDTSETTTPGFGVLVAILALLAAALVFVRYD; encoded by the coding sequence ATGACAGCCTCGAACTACAAGGGTCGAGCGCTGTTCCTCGCAGCACTGATGGTAATATCGGTGTTCGCTGGCACGACGGCCATCGCGGGGGCAGCGACCTCGACAACGACGAATTCGACAGTTGCACAGGAAAGTCCAACTATGCAGAACGAGAGCGCCAAGGCGATGACGATCTCTTGGTTCCGAGACGACGGTGATGCGAACGGTCCGTATCCCGTTCCACCGAACGAGTACGACGGTAACGAGTCCGCAGGATTGCAGATGTTCGCGAACGCCAAGGGCGACGCCCAGATTCGAGTCGATAACTCGACTGCGCGGAACCCGAACGGGAAGTGGGATATGCTCGTCCTCAACGTCGAGACGACTGGACTCGAAGAACTCGACCCGCCGGGCTCCGACGACCCTGCGAAAACCGGACTCGTGACCGAGAACTTCATCGAAAACGAGAACTGGGACGTCGATATCTCGCAGGTCGATGGGGATAAAACGCTAGACTTGGCGGCTAATCAGGAGGGCTACGAGTCGCCACAGCTCGAAGCGCCGACCGAAGCGGACATCCCGCCGGTCATGATCTTCGCTGATACAGAAGTAGTCATGAGTGACTACCTCACGGACGGCGACCCCGAGACGAGCCTCTATGTGTGGGTCGATCCGAACCGAGCCACACTGACCGAGAACGGCGAGGAGGCGAGTTTCGAGCCGGGCGAAACGTACGAGGCGAAGTTCAAGATACACGGCCAGACGCAGACCGTTACCTTTGAGATGGTCGACGGAACGGCGACAACGAGAGACGACTACGAGCCGGTGAACTCGTTCGGTGAAGAGCTCAGCGTCGAGACGACGCTCGCCGCCGGTACGGCAGTCGAGATGGTCATTGAGCCCGAGGAGGGCGAGAACATGTCGACCGAAGTCGAAGTCGAAGGGAACAGGGTACTCGCCGACGCCGAGAACCCGGGAACGGTTCCGACCGGTAACATCACCGGGAAGTTCGACTTCAGCGGGATGGAAGGCGAGTCGTTCAACGTGTATCTGTACGCCGAGGACGACCGCGGCGGTGATTTCTCCGTCCTCCTGGGCGAGGGTTCAGGGACGGTCAAAGATTACATCGATCCGGAGTACACGATATCCAATGCGACGATCAGGGATTCGAAGACGATGACGATCGCGTACACGAACCCCGACCATGACACGCCGGCAGGGATTGCGAACCAGATCGGTGACGGTCACGCCTCCGGCGACTCCACGATTGCGAAAAACGCCGACGTGGATCCGACGTACTTCGACGAGATGTGGCTCCACTACGAGACGAGCGACGAAATCTTCGAGGCGATTCGGCGTTCACCTGGTCGCGACACGGTAGAGAAATTCCAGAGTTCGCCGGCCTCGCTTGACGTCACGCAGGTGAACGCGGAAGGTGAACCCAAGACGCTCAACCTGTCGCAGAACTCATCGGGCGTCTACGTCGTCCCCGACGATGGGGACTCCGACCCACGAATCTACAACAGCTCCGAGGAGACGGGACTCTTCTTCTCGTTCAAACTGAACGAGATGGTCTTCTACCAAGATGGTGAACCGGTCAAACCCGAAGTAGGCGACGAGTTCGAAGCCACGTTGACCATCGAGACTGACGAGGGGACGAGAGAGGAGACCACCAGCTTCGAGATCGTTGAGGGGAAGACTGAAGTTCAGTACCCCGGCGACCAGTTGGAGCTGACGCAGTCGGAAGAGCAAGAGATCACAATTAACTCGACGCAAGCTCGCGGCACCGCGATGGGCATCAGACTCGTTGCGGACGCAGAGGGGTACGACGAACAGAGCGGCGAACTCGGCTTGGATGGCATGGGTCAAACCATCTGCTGTGACGGCCCGGCCACAGAGCCGTGGGGGACGACGTCCGCCACGTTCAACACATCCGGTCTCCCCGTCGGTACCGAGGTAACCGTTCAGGCCCTCATCGTGGCTGACCTCCCTGGTGAGTACAACGACACGGTCGTCGTCGACGAGGTCACGGGCGTCATCGCCGAACCCCCGAGCGGGAGCGTCTCGCTCTCCGACCAGTCGGGTGACGGCCAGTCCGTCGTCGTCGAGGAGATCGAACTGAGCGACGGCGGATTCGTCTCCGTCCACACCGGATCGCCCAACGGACCGACCATCGGTGCCAGTTCGTACCTCGAATCGGGGACCCACTCCAACGTGGAAGTGGCCCTCGACGAGTCCGTCACCGGGGACACGTCGCTCTACGTGATGGTTCACCAAGATACGAACGGCAACGAGCAGTTCGACTTCCCCGCCGAGGACGGGGCGTACGCGGACGAAGGTGGCTCCTCGCTCTCCGCTAACGCGGAGTACACGGTCGAATCGAGCACCGAGACGACGTCGAGTTCCGAAACGAGTGGGTCGTCGGACGACGACACGTCGGAGACGACGACGCCCGGGTTCGGCGTCCTGGTCGCGATACTCGCGCTACTCGCGGCCGCGCTCGTCTTCGTTCGGTACGACTGA
- a CDS encoding ABC transporter ATP-binding protein, translating to MTISQTDPASGVPKSESILEMRNASVSFDMERGDSRVLNEVDLDVRRNEILGVVGESGSGKSMLASAFLDAIVDPGVLTGDITYYPENGQPVDVLDLDRRELKELRWEQISMVFQGAMSSFNPVRNIKTHFVETLTAHDYNVKEGMERAEQLLSDLYLDPERVLESYPHELSGGMKQRALIALSLVLEPEVLVMDEPTAALDLLMQRSIISLLQNIKEQYDLTIVFITHDLPLIADLVDRIGVMYAFEIAELGPTAEMLEDPAHPYTRLLLKSTPNLESSIDEMRPVEGSAPDPVNVPAGCSFHPRCPLADETCKTQDPGPYSVDSGHHVHCHHWEESADAIPMGADASSLDSFGESSVQTTTATRRRTDDPIVSLEDVEVHFQKEKGFFDFFSDPPVVKAVDGISLDIYEKDAVVLVGESGCGKTTLGKTAVGLQKPTGGSIKYRGHDIWDVHSGDDDEMSWGEVRRSLQIVHQDPGSSLNPNRRVKASLEEPLKRWNKDIDGNDRKQRILGLLDHVGMSPPEDYYERYPHQLSGGEQQRVAIIRAMLMNPDLILADEPVSALDVSLRVEMMDLMIQLQDVFDTSYLFISHDLANARYIAEKTGGRIGVVYLGELVEVGPPEQIINDPQHPYTQALRWATPELTVDESEDSVEDSPIRKIDIPDPTNPPSGCNYHTRCPEAREVCRTTAPEAYEASKAETHHAACFRTLDDHEYWQSEPIVDESD from the coding sequence ATGACGATTTCACAGACCGACCCCGCGAGCGGGGTCCCGAAGAGCGAATCGATACTCGAGATGCGCAACGCGTCCGTCTCGTTCGACATGGAGCGGGGCGATTCACGCGTTCTCAACGAAGTCGACCTCGACGTCCGACGGAACGAAATCCTCGGCGTCGTCGGCGAAAGTGGGTCGGGCAAGTCGATGCTCGCATCCGCATTCCTCGATGCAATCGTCGACCCGGGCGTCCTCACGGGCGACATCACATACTACCCGGAGAACGGCCAACCGGTCGACGTTCTCGACCTCGATAGACGCGAACTCAAGGAGCTGCGCTGGGAACAGATTTCGATGGTATTCCAGGGTGCGATGAGTTCGTTCAACCCCGTCCGGAACATCAAGACGCACTTCGTCGAAACCCTGACCGCGCACGACTACAACGTCAAAGAGGGGATGGAGCGCGCCGAACAGTTGCTCTCGGACCTGTATCTCGACCCGGAGCGTGTCCTCGAATCGTATCCGCACGAACTCTCCGGCGGGATGAAACAGCGTGCGCTCATCGCGCTTAGCCTCGTCCTCGAACCCGAGGTGCTCGTGATGGACGAACCGACGGCGGCGCTGGACCTGCTGATGCAGCGGTCGATCATCTCGCTGCTGCAGAACATTAAGGAGCAGTACGACCTGACCATCGTGTTCATCACGCACGACCTCCCGCTCATCGCGGACTTGGTCGATCGCATCGGCGTGATGTATGCGTTCGAAATCGCTGAGCTCGGTCCGACAGCGGAAATGCTCGAGGACCCGGCACACCCATACACGCGGCTTCTTCTGAAGTCGACGCCGAATCTCGAATCGTCTATCGACGAGATGCGGCCGGTCGAAGGCAGCGCACCCGACCCGGTGAACGTCCCAGCCGGATGTTCGTTCCACCCCCGTTGTCCGCTCGCCGACGAAACGTGCAAGACGCAAGACCCCGGCCCGTATTCGGTCGACTCGGGCCACCACGTCCACTGTCACCACTGGGAGGAGTCGGCCGACGCGATTCCGATGGGCGCGGACGCATCGTCGCTCGACAGTTTCGGCGAGAGCTCGGTCCAGACGACCACTGCGACGAGACGACGAACCGACGACCCGATCGTGTCGCTCGAAGACGTCGAGGTCCACTTCCAGAAAGAGAAGGGCTTCTTCGACTTCTTCTCGGATCCACCGGTCGTCAAAGCCGTTGACGGCATCTCGCTCGACATCTACGAGAAGGACGCCGTCGTCCTCGTCGGCGAATCCGGCTGTGGCAAGACGACGCTCGGCAAAACGGCTGTCGGACTCCAGAAACCGACCGGTGGCTCCATCAAGTACCGCGGCCACGACATCTGGGACGTGCACAGCGGCGACGACGACGAAATGAGTTGGGGCGAAGTCCGTCGCTCGCTACAGATCGTTCACCAGGACCCCGGGAGTTCACTGAATCCCAACCGGCGAGTGAAGGCGTCGCTGGAGGAACCGCTGAAGCGGTGGAACAAGGACATCGACGGGAACGACCGCAAGCAGCGCATCTTGGGCCTCCTCGACCACGTCGGAATGTCGCCTCCCGAAGACTACTACGAGCGATATCCCCACCAGCTCAGCGGCGGCGAGCAGCAGCGCGTCGCCATCATCCGCGCGATGTTGATGAATCCAGACCTCATCCTCGCCGACGAACCGGTGAGCGCGCTGGACGTCTCACTGCGCGTCGAGATGATGGACCTCATGATCCAGCTACAGGACGTGTTCGACACCTCGTACCTGTTCATCTCGCACGACCTCGCGAACGCGCGGTACATCGCTGAGAAGACGGGCGGTCGAATCGGCGTCGTCTATCTCGGCGAACTTGTCGAAGTCGGGCCGCCCGAGCAAATAATCAACGACCCGCAGCACCCCTACACGCAGGCACTGCGGTGGGCAACGCCCGAACTCACTGTCGACGAGAGCGAAGACAGCGTCGAAGACTCCCCCATCCGGAAGATCGACATTCCGGACCCGACGAACCCGCCGAGCGGTTGTAACTACCACACGCGCTGTCCCGAGGCGCGTGAGGTCTGCCGCACGACCGCTCCCGAAGCGTACGAGGCCTCCAAGGCGGAGACGCACCACGCGGCGTGTTTCCGCACGCTCGACGACCACGAGTACTGGCAGAGCGAACCCATCGTCGACGAGAGCGACTGA
- a CDS encoding DUF1349 domain-containing protein, whose product MSHDRRKFLRVLGVGSVGALAGCPSKNAVDADSSSGSNETEDSSNDGDSAAPKVITVNGAGADIWNSSDLGHFYYAQVSSDFDVSVQVTSIENTNPHAKAGLMVRESLEPDSRNVMARRRAGFALSPQWRPEDSASTTSTTSEDGSDLSRVEGGTMEGSWLRLQRVGDTVRAYGSEDGENWTLMVELTASQIDLSSEVYVGLAVTSHDQAQAASARFRNLSGIELEENGDIGKPIVPGSVDVSQSAVLTAVEPADTTATSATLRANLEALGQAESVDVRFDYREVTADEWQQTEAKTLPETGEFGIDVSGLTGRRYYEFRAVADDGENEISTVNDLFSTPSGSSGGSGDGPRSSSQFDPDDGFAEMAPWLDDDTPLVIVSEPTREALETATNVDGPRVVVFETSGVIDLEAQDLNLRNSQCWIAGQTAPSPGITLIRGGLWVYGNDCVVQHIRVRPGDAGQETGWQPDGIEIADDTRNNVVDHCTGTWGVDENINAGYDTENSTISNCLVAEPLNDATHPKGTHGYNTIIGNRAKNVTLAGNVWAHATDRNPRLKQGSEAVVVNNFIHYYHDGMWADPDTSHSIVGNVFEKPQTDQPNIFGEGSVYVEDNVPDPDADVPMVGEGISELDSRPLWPEALSAISSADVKEHNLTNAGARPADRTEHDERIVENIRNGGGGVIDSQDDVGGYPSLAENSEPLDEPESGLRAWLRERALAVEQ is encoded by the coding sequence ATGAGTCACGACAGGAGAAAGTTCCTGCGAGTGCTCGGCGTCGGCAGCGTCGGGGCTCTCGCAGGCTGTCCGAGTAAAAATGCGGTAGATGCAGACAGTTCGTCAGGGTCCAACGAGACGGAGGATTCGTCGAACGACGGCGATTCCGCGGCACCCAAGGTGATCACCGTCAACGGGGCTGGGGCAGATATCTGGAACTCCAGCGACCTGGGCCACTTCTACTACGCGCAAGTGAGCAGCGACTTCGATGTATCGGTGCAGGTGACGTCGATCGAGAACACCAACCCCCACGCGAAGGCGGGTCTTATGGTTCGCGAGAGTTTAGAACCGGACTCGCGGAACGTGATGGCCCGGCGTCGTGCGGGTTTCGCACTCTCGCCGCAGTGGCGCCCTGAAGATAGCGCGTCGACGACGAGTACCACTTCGGAGGACGGCTCGGATCTAAGCAGAGTCGAAGGCGGTACGATGGAGGGGAGTTGGCTCCGTCTGCAGCGGGTTGGCGACACAGTCCGGGCTTACGGGTCGGAGGATGGCGAGAACTGGACGCTCATGGTCGAGCTCACGGCGAGCCAGATCGACCTCAGTTCGGAGGTCTACGTCGGCCTCGCAGTCACGAGTCACGATCAAGCGCAAGCCGCATCCGCAAGATTCCGGAATCTGTCCGGAATCGAGCTCGAGGAGAACGGCGACATCGGCAAGCCCATCGTCCCCGGAAGCGTCGACGTCTCTCAGTCGGCTGTCCTCACGGCCGTCGAACCGGCGGACACGACGGCCACGTCGGCGACGCTGCGGGCCAACCTGGAGGCGCTCGGCCAGGCTGAGTCGGTTGACGTCCGTTTCGACTACCGCGAAGTCACTGCCGACGAGTGGCAGCAGACTGAGGCGAAAACGCTCCCGGAGACGGGCGAGTTTGGAATCGACGTGTCGGGGCTCACCGGGAGACGGTACTACGAGTTCCGCGCGGTCGCCGACGATGGCGAGAACGAAATCAGTACCGTCAACGACCTGTTCTCCACGCCGAGTGGGTCCAGCGGCGGGTCGGGCGACGGACCACGGAGCAGTTCCCAGTTCGACCCCGACGACGGGTTTGCGGAGATGGCTCCGTGGCTCGACGACGACACGCCGCTCGTCATCGTGAGTGAGCCGACTCGAGAGGCGCTGGAGACGGCGACCAACGTCGACGGTCCACGCGTCGTGGTGTTCGAGACGAGCGGCGTGATCGACCTCGAAGCGCAGGATCTGAACCTTCGAAACAGTCAGTGTTGGATTGCCGGTCAGACAGCGCCATCTCCGGGAATCACACTCATCCGCGGCGGGCTCTGGGTCTACGGCAACGACTGCGTCGTCCAACACATACGCGTCCGTCCCGGTGACGCCGGTCAGGAAACCGGCTGGCAGCCCGACGGCATCGAAATCGCCGACGACACCCGAAACAACGTCGTCGACCACTGTACGGGGACGTGGGGTGTCGACGAGAACATCAACGCTGGCTACGACACGGAGAACAGCACTATCTCAAACTGTTTGGTCGCCGAACCGCTCAACGACGCCACCCATCCCAAGGGGACGCATGGGTACAACACCATCATTGGTAACCGCGCGAAAAACGTCACGCTCGCCGGAAATGTCTGGGCTCACGCGACTGACCGTAACCCACGGCTGAAGCAGGGTTCCGAGGCCGTCGTCGTCAACAACTTCATCCACTACTACCACGACGGCATGTGGGCGGACCCCGATACGTCTCACAGCATCGTCGGCAACGTCTTCGAGAAACCGCAAACCGACCAGCCGAACATCTTCGGCGAAGGGAGCGTCTACGTCGAGGACAACGTTCCCGACCCCGACGCGGACGTCCCAATGGTCGGTGAGGGGATTTCGGAACTCGACTCGCGGCCGTTGTGGCCCGAGGCGTTGTCGGCTATCTCCTCGGCCGACGTGAAGGAGCACAACCTCACGAACGCCGGTGCCCGACCGGCCGACCGGACGGAACACGACGAGCGAATCGTCGAGAACATTCGCAACGGCGGTGGTGGTGTTATCGACAGTCAGGACGATGTCGGTGGCTACCCCAGCCTCGCCGAGAACTCCGAACCGCTCGACGAACCGGAGAGTGGTCTGCGCGCGTGGCTCCGTGAACGGGCATTGGCAGTCGAACAGTAG
- a CDS encoding ABC transporter permease codes for MTDHTDREQNPECDGPDGSGGPSESTDFGVMTDGGNVSSPFDAVSQYEETRRDRYKKLYDAYIYAPVAIVWRDWRARIGFTIVVLYILMGTVGTWVVEPTVVAEGPALAQPFETMQYPLGTDDMGRDLFSQTVHATQEMLKMILSGALFTVTLGTVVGAVAGYKGGTTDTVLSSITDVFINIPGFPLVMVLALLLPIGGNPYVIGILLCVASWGGLARAIRSQVLTLRQESFVEAARAMGIPTRKIVFKDIVPHLMPFVVINLTNAARRVIFEAAALYYLGILPFENLNWGVTLNLAYTAGGHYRPEALHWFMVPMVAIIFISIGLILLGQSLDRVFNPRVRARHEKMSADAAEKINDDAETNTNTMGGL; via the coding sequence ATGACGGACCACACTGACCGAGAACAGAACCCCGAATGCGACGGCCCAGATGGCTCCGGTGGCCCCAGCGAGTCAACCGACTTCGGTGTGATGACCGACGGCGGCAACGTCAGTTCGCCGTTTGACGCAGTCTCCCAGTACGAAGAGACGCGCCGCGACCGCTACAAGAAACTGTACGATGCGTACATCTACGCCCCCGTCGCCATCGTCTGGCGCGACTGGCGTGCCCGCATCGGCTTCACCATCGTGGTGCTCTACATCCTGATGGGCACTGTCGGGACGTGGGTAGTCGAACCGACCGTAGTGGCAGAAGGGCCGGCGCTTGCCCAACCGTTCGAGACCATGCAGTACCCCCTCGGCACCGACGATATGGGCCGCGACCTGTTCTCGCAGACGGTCCACGCGACCCAAGAAATGCTGAAGATGATTCTCTCGGGGGCGCTGTTCACAGTGACCCTCGGAACGGTCGTTGGCGCCGTCGCCGGATACAAAGGTGGAACGACCGACACGGTTCTGAGTTCCATCACTGACGTGTTCATCAACATCCCCGGTTTCCCGCTGGTGATGGTGCTGGCGCTGTTGCTGCCCATCGGCGGTAATCCGTACGTCATCGGTATCCTGCTGTGCGTGGCGTCGTGGGGTGGCCTCGCGAGGGCCATCCGGTCACAGGTTCTGACGCTCCGACAGGAATCGTTCGTCGAAGCGGCGCGTGCGATGGGCATCCCCACGCGGAAGATCGTCTTCAAGGACATCGTCCCGCACCTGATGCCGTTCGTCGTGATCAATCTGACCAACGCGGCGCGGCGGGTCATCTTCGAGGCGGCGGCGCTGTACTACCTCGGCATTCTGCCGTTCGAGAACCTCAACTGGGGGGTCACGTTGAACCTCGCGTACACGGCTGGCGGGCACTACCGCCCCGAAGCGCTGCACTGGTTCATGGTTCCAATGGTCGCGATTATCTTCATCTCCATTGGACTCATCCTGCTCGGGCAGTCGCTCGACCGGGTGTTCAACCCCCGGGTCCGCGCGCGCCACGAGAAGATGAGCGCCGACGCTGCCGAAAAAATCAACGACGACGCAGAGACGAACACTAACACGATGGGAGGGCTGTAA